One window of the Pyrinomonadaceae bacterium genome contains the following:
- a CDS encoding glycine/sarcosine/betaine reductase selenoprotein B family protein, with translation MTISRKCVPFTPFERELSKTTVAIVTAGGVHLKDQEGFNIADELGDLTYREILPDVDSRDLMVTHHHYDHRDADEDINVVFPIDVLRDLHAEGFIGGIAKKHIGYMGYTMQLKAMYEGTAREIANDIDKGSRADAVILTGG, from the coding sequence ATGACTATCTCTCGCAAATGCGTTCCGTTCACTCCCTTCGAACGCGAGCTTTCGAAGACCACCGTGGCAATCGTCACTGCCGGTGGGGTGCACCTTAAGGATCAGGAAGGGTTCAACATCGCCGACGAACTTGGCGACCTGACGTATCGCGAGATCCTACCGGATGTTGATTCCCGAGACCTGATGGTCACTCATCATCACTACGATCATCGCGACGCTGACGAAGACATCAACGTCGTCTTTCCGATCGACGTGCTGCGCGATCTCCACGCGGAAGGCTTCATCGGCGGCATCGCCAAAAAGCACATCGGGTACATGGGTTACACCATGCAGCTCAAGGCGATGTATGAGGGCACCGCGCGTGAAATCGCCAATGACATCGATAAGGGCTCGCGGGCCGACGCGGTCATTCTTACCGGTGGCTGA